The following is a genomic window from Mycobacterium parmense.
TCGACGATCGCGCTCTGGGCGCCGCGCTGGCGTACGCGGTCGACGTCAAGAACGCCGTCGTCGTAGCCGCGGCGGGCAACACCGGCGGCGAGGCGCCCTGCCCGCCGCAGCGGCCCGACGCGACGTGGGAGAACGTCACGGTGGCCGTCAGCCCCGCCTGGTACGACGACTTGGTGCTGACCGTCGGGTCGGTCGATCGGGAGGGCGAGCCGTCGCCGTTCACGCTGGCCGGCCCGTGGGTGGACGTCGCCGCCCCCGGCGAGGCGGTGCCTTCGCTCGGTTCGCAACCGGTCTCCGGCACCAGTTACGCCGCGCCGGTGGTCAGCGGGCTCGCCGCACTGATCCGCGCCCGGTTCCCGGCGCTGAACGCTCGACAGGTGATGCAGCGCATCGAGTCGACCGCACACCACCCGCGCGCCGGGCGCGATCCGCGCGTCGGCAACGGCACCGTCGACGCCCTGGCCGCCGTCAGCACCGAGGCGTCCCCGCGTCCCACGGCCGCCCCGAGGCCCGTGCCGGTCACCCGAGCGCCCCACGCCGGCGCCCCAAGCCCGCGCGCCCGCGACTTCGCGCTGCGCGGCGCGGCCGCCTGCCTGCTCGCCCTCGGGGTCGCTTTGGCGCTCGGCGCGGCGCGAGGCCGGTTAC
Proteins encoded in this region:
- the mycP gene encoding type VII secretion-associated serine protease mycosin, whose translation is MKIPRLLAVSALAAAWVIASPVAHAVSPPPIDDTWLPKPGLPAPPWPTVQREVCAQIPSGPGPDQELGDLPRVWRLTRGAGQRVAVIDTGVSRHRGLPDVVPGGDYVSTGDGVQDCDAHGTLVAGIIAAAAGSEADGFRGMAPEATVVSIRQSSAKFAPAHDRARAGVGDVETLAKAVRTAADLGASVINISSVACVPVTSGLDDRALGAALAYAVDVKNAVVVAAAGNTGGEAPCPPQRPDATWENVTVAVSPAWYDDLVLTVGSVDREGEPSPFTLAGPWVDVAAPGEAVPSLGSQPVSGTSYAAPVVSGLAALIRARFPALNARQVMQRIESTAHHPRAGRDPRVGNGTVDALAAVSTEASPRPTAAPRPVPVTRAPHAGAPSPRARDFALRGAAACLLALGVALALGAARGRLRRGDVRSGGVSRD